From the genome of Capsicum annuum cultivar UCD-10X-F1 chromosome 4, UCD10Xv1.1, whole genome shotgun sequence:
AGGTCATGTCACAATTCACAAGGGCCATGCATATGCCCCTTGGGCACATGGGAAAtctttaacataaaatattttatgaactaTAACTTTACCAATGATTCTCTAAAACCATAACATCTTAAGTTTTGTTCAGAAATTTTTGATAGCACCATTGAAGACTGATATGGGCAACCAAATGATACGGAAAATCCATACTTACCAACCCAAACACCAGTTAGGCCATCAATTCTTGAAGCCTCCatagaaaatgatgaagaaagaACTCGAATGATCACCTCCTCAAGGCTCCTGAGGTACCAATGAAGGTCCATCTTATGATATCGAAGATTGATGATGGGGTACATAACAAGCTACAGTTTCAGATAGAAGCATTATAAGTCAGAAATGTAAAAGTTCAAACAAACACATGAGTTATCCTAATCCAACCTACAAACAGTTAATCAATCGAGTATAACATAACGGTCTTGTCAAAGCCAGATTTGATACGGGAGTTTGAGGAATCTCTAGATAATCATAGCGCATCAAAATGTCATTGTTACTGATACTTTCCCTTACCAACATATGACCAGACAACTTTAAAAAGAAACTTTGCAAGCCCTTGATGAAATGATATCAAGCATTGAGAACAACCTATACACTTGGCTTATTATTagtaaactaagaaaataagaatcATACTATAGTATGATAGTTAGGAGAATAAAGCAGTAACAGGTGAAATTAAAAATGCACCTGGCCAGGGCCATGGTAAGTTACTTCACCACCACGTTCTGTTCGGTACAATTCAAAAGGAGCATTCTTTACATCAAAATTTAGATTCTCTTCAGAGCTACCAGTACCCAATGTATAAACCGGCTGATGCTGCAATATAATGAGTGTGTCAGCGAGATCCTCATTCCTTTCAATTCGTGCCTTCCTCTCGTCGACAATGACCTTTTGCCAGGACCATGCTTTGGCATATGGGACTAACTCTTTGTACATGTCATAACAATCACAGCTAGAGTCAAACAGAGTTAACCTAGTGAAAAGCCTCAAGTTGCACAACAACTGTTCATCAAAGTGTCGACAAGAAAATCTTACCATCTTTTCGCTTGACATCTTATTAAAGTCGGTCTCCTGACGAAGGGTGTACCCGAATGTTGCTTAACCTTTGATTGGTTGCCCAGTGGCCGTGTCGAGACTAAGCAGAACATCGAATTTGTGAAAACAACCATTTCTGCAAGATTTAGAATTAGTGGATTTCGAATAACAAGTATCAGTCTCCGAAGTATATAAAAAGAATATTATAAGACATATCAAAATGTATTGAATGAATATAAGCAAGACGAGTTCCATGAACGTAAAATCAATGCTTGCAAGCAAGTTTACGAAAAAGCATCCAAGGATAAGAACGGAGTAATTTATACACCATCGCTTATTTGCTGACTGACCCAACCCAGAATATTGACTCGATTTACATAAATGGGAAGGATCAACTCACTTATGTAAGTTTTAGTACTTGAACTCAGTCCACCTAAATTACAAAACAACAGATGCTGCACACTATTAATCATGCAAGATGAGAATTCCCCAATCTCGAATTTGATAGGTGTTTATAAAACTAAATCAAGTCAGCTCCAAAATGATTATATTCTACTCATTTTGAAAACAAATTATGCTTCATTGTAACAAAGAAACACAAAATTGGTTCAACAATGCACAGTTAGGCTCCAAacctatacttataacttataaGGTACCTCTTACCTCAACACAACGGCAAATTATTCCAACAACATACCAAATAGCAGTCACATGAGATTAGTCTCAATTATCATTCTAATAATAGTCATTATCTGTAACGATTTTCAAACTAAGCTGAGGATGCGACAACCATCAATTTCATAATCTAGATTCTACAAAGATTGTCTCAAGGCAATGATAGAGAAGCAGATTAAAACCATCAAATACAAGAACACTTCTACTTACCCGAAAACATCATGTACtcaaataaaataagatatattAAACAAGTCTTAACAGGCAAGCCAAACTTTTAAAATTCAACCTAACAAACACCCTTCAACTTCAAAGTAATAAGTCTTCTAACTGAAATCTGCACCAAaagtttaaactttttttttttgcggAATAACCGTGGTATTCGGGCCAGCTTgccgcacctcgactaattccacggaaTACCTGCCAGCTCCCACCAGCAACAGTATCATATAACTCTGTCCAGCAAAGTTAGAACAAATgggaaaatttcaaattttaaataaaagccAGCAAAACTCTCTTCGAAAATTTCAATTCAGCACATTGAGATACAAGaatcaatttctcaaaatttcaaatcacACAAAAGGAAGACGCTAACCTATGGTAAGAGGCTAAACGGACCGCAgcgaatttaaatataaatactCCACCCATTTACTTTTACTTGACACATTTACCTCTCGATAGTCAAACTGCATTAACTAACATTTCGAGATGTATTTGTTTTTCATGTGTTAATATGAGAAGGAATGCAACGTATATagtatttttcatatagttttcaaacataaaatgttaaatttaaaatatttaattaatctaattCAGTTTAGCtataaaaattagtaaaattgaTCCTCACAAAGCGAAACGTGACaaataatcaattaggaataCAATTTCAGACGCGAATAA
Proteins encoded in this window:
- the LOC107867071 gene encoding octanoyltransferase LIP2p, chloroplastic, which translates into the protein MVVFTNSMFCLVSTRPLGNQSKVKQHSGTPFVRRPTLIRCQAKRCCDCYDMYKELVPYAKAWSWQKVIVDERKARIERNEDLADTLIILQHQPVYTLGTGSSEENLNFDVKNAPFELYRTERGGEVTYHGPGQLVMYPIINLRYHKMDLHWYLRSLEEVIIRVLSSSFSMEASRIDGLTGVWVGGQKLAAIGIRVSQWVTYHGLALNVTTDLSPFRHIVPCGIRDRQVGRIKGLLREHSHSNGRVTGNHQDLDDAQLIDITHKSLVKEFCEVFQVDLRCKPTPLLIP